The following are encoded together in the Rhinopithecus roxellana isolate Shanxi Qingling chromosome 5, ASM756505v1, whole genome shotgun sequence genome:
- the OAZ2 gene encoding LOW QUALITY PROTEIN: ornithine decarboxylase antizyme 2 (The sequence of the model RefSeq protein was modified relative to this genomic sequence to represent the inferred CDS: deleted 1 base in 1 codon), with protein sequence MINTQDSSILPLSNCPQLQCCRHIVPGPLWCSDAPHPLSKIPGGRGGGRDPSLSALIYKDEKLTVTQDLPVNDGKPHIVHFQYEVTEVKVSSWDAVLSSQSLFVEIPDGLLADGSKEGLLALLEFAEEKMKVNYVFICFRKGREDRAPLLKTFSFLGFEIVRPGHPCVPSRPDVMFMVYPLDQNLSDED encoded by the exons TAGTATTTTGCCTTTGAGTAACTGTCCCCAGCTCCAGTGCTGCAGGCACATTGTTCCAGGGCCTCTGTGGTGCTCC GATGCCCCTCACCCACTGTCGAAGATCCCCGGTGGGCGAGGGGGCGGCAGGGATCCTTCTCTCTCAGCTCTAATATATAAG GACGAGAAGCTCACTGTGACCCAGGACCTCCCTGTGAATGATGGAAAACCTCACATCGTCCACTTCCAGTATGAGGTCACCGAGGTGAAGGTCTCTTCTTGGGATGCAGTCCTGTCCAGCCAGAGCCTGTTTGTAGAAATCCCAGATGGATTATTAGCTGATGGGAGCAAAGAAGG ATTGTTAGCACTGCTAGAGTTTGCTGAAGAGAAGATGAAAGTGAACTATGTCTTCATCTGCTTCAGGAAGGGCCGAGAAGACAGAG CTCCACTCCTGAAGACCTTCAGCTTCTTGGGCTTTGAGATTGTACGTCCAGGCCATCCCTGTGTCCCCTCTCGGCCAGATGTGATGTTCATGGTTTATCCCCTGGACCAGAACTTGTCCGATGAGGACTAA